The following are from one region of the Biomphalaria glabrata chromosome 4, xgBioGlab47.1, whole genome shotgun sequence genome:
- the LOC106071604 gene encoding high mobility group protein HMG-I/HMG-Y-like isoform X1: protein MPKRKVAAAAPATDSAADAEPVADAEAPAPESPKKTKESPAKEKPKQKEAEEKPKSARGRGRPKGSTGSKDSTAKKPKVPGRGRGRPKGASKKKEEES from the exons ATGCCTAAAAGGAAAGTCGCAGCCGCTGCCCCAGCAACTGATTCTGCTGCAGATGCAGAG CCTGTAGCTGATGCTGAAGCTCCTGCCCCTGAGTCCCCAAAGAAGACCAAAGAATCTCCTGCTAAG gaAAAACCCAAACAGAAAGAAGCTGAAGAGAAACCTAAATCAGCCAGAGGTAGAGGTAGACCCAAAGGTTCCACTGGAAGCAAA GATTCAACCGCTAAAAAGCCCAAGGTCCCAGGACGTGGTCGTGGAAGGCCCAAGGGAGCATCAAAGAAAA aaGAAGAAGAGTCCTAA
- the LOC106071604 gene encoding histone H1, gonadal-like isoform X2, with protein sequence MPKRKVAAAAPATDSAADAEPVADAEAPAPESPKKTKESPAKEKPKQKEAEEKPKSARGRGRPKGSTGSKKKKSPKKK encoded by the exons ATGCCTAAAAGGAAAGTCGCAGCCGCTGCCCCAGCAACTGATTCTGCTGCAGATGCAGAG CCTGTAGCTGATGCTGAAGCTCCTGCCCCTGAGTCCCCAAAGAAGACCAAAGAATCTCCTGCTAAG gaAAAACCCAAACAGAAAGAAGCTGAAGAGAAACCTAAATCAGCCAGAGGTAGAGGTAGACCCAAAGGTTCCACTGGAAGCAAA aaGAAGAAGAGTCCTAAAAAGAAGTGA